From Sporosarcina sp. FSL W7-1349, a single genomic window includes:
- a CDS encoding AAA family ATPase: MEFLRNTQYIRSVKLQRDRVPSFHTFPFQLPSIATLDELFLHPYVTFFVGENGMGKSTLLEAIAVAAGFNPEGGSFHFNFSTYDSHSNLDDYLTLIKGVNRPKDGYFLRAETFYNVASNIEELDSDLAAAPRIIDSYGGVSLHQQSHGESFWATFMNRLQGKGIYLMDEPEAALSPLRQLSMLSRIHELVGQQSQFIIATHSPIIMAYPNAQIIEFTEGGAKETSLEETSHYQMMKQFFDDKDRLLHHLLNE, from the coding sequence ATGGAGTTTCTAAGAAATACCCAATATATCAGAAGTGTGAAACTGCAACGTGATCGAGTTCCATCTTTCCACACGTTTCCTTTTCAGTTACCTAGCATTGCCACGTTGGACGAGCTTTTTCTCCATCCGTATGTCACGTTTTTCGTAGGGGAAAACGGGATGGGGAAGTCCACCTTATTGGAGGCGATTGCGGTGGCAGCTGGATTTAATCCGGAAGGGGGATCCTTTCACTTCAATTTTTCAACGTATGACTCGCATTCTAATTTGGATGATTATTTAACGTTAATCAAAGGCGTTAACAGACCGAAAGACGGGTATTTTCTCCGGGCTGAAACGTTTTACAATGTGGCTTCCAATATTGAAGAATTGGACAGTGATCTTGCGGCAGCTCCCCGTATTATTGATTCATACGGAGGGGTCTCCCTCCACCAACAGTCACATGGCGAATCGTTTTGGGCCACCTTCATGAACCGGCTGCAAGGAAAAGGGATTTATCTTATGGATGAGCCTGAAGCTGCGTTATCTCCGTTGCGCCAATTGTCCATGCTATCCCGAATTCATGAATTGGTCGGACAACAGTCGCAATTTATCATCGCTACTCATTCTCCAATCATCATGGCTTATCCGAATGCCCAAATCATTGAGTTTACAGAGGGCGGGGCAAAGGAGACGTCGCTTGAAGAAACGAGTCATTATCAAATGATGAAACAATTTTTTGATGATAAAGATCGGTTACTGCATCACTTATTGAATGAATAA
- a CDS encoding TetR/AcrR family transcriptional regulator codes for MVKIDRREELLQVALEIFATKGYHATKISDIVKQAGVAQGTFYWHFKSKEEIAKEIIEDGKVNLLAAIQQGYRQTYGTSEDMIESTISLMRKIFTFAKEHRNLMTILLIKGNGADPEIREAITETITEVENAFKQNIQRATELGMLESASNIELRAGMLTSLVLGTLSRWLFGPENDLDHVPTSTVEEITDALVQFEFYGLIGQRRV; via the coding sequence TTGGTTAAAATCGACAGGAGAGAGGAACTGTTACAGGTTGCCCTCGAAATTTTTGCGACGAAGGGATATCATGCAACCAAAATTTCAGATATCGTCAAGCAGGCAGGAGTTGCCCAAGGAACTTTTTATTGGCATTTCAAAAGCAAAGAAGAAATAGCGAAGGAAATTATTGAGGATGGGAAGGTTAACTTGCTCGCTGCGATTCAACAAGGGTATCGACAAACATACGGAACGAGCGAGGATATGATCGAATCTACCATCTCCCTAATGAGAAAGATTTTTACGTTTGCAAAAGAGCATAGAAATCTTATGACGATTTTGCTGATTAAAGGCAACGGGGCTGATCCGGAAATAAGAGAAGCGATCACGGAAACGATAACAGAAGTCGAAAATGCCTTTAAACAAAATATCCAGCGGGCGACAGAACTTGGCATGCTGGAGTCAGCTTCGAATATTGAGCTCCGGGCAGGCATGTTGACCAGTTTGGTGTTGGGGACTCTATCACGATGGCTATTTGGCCCCGAAAATGATCTGGATCATGTCCCGACATCCACGGTGGAAGAGATTACAGATGCGTTAGTGCAGTTTGAATTTTACGGGCTGATCGGCCAAAGGAGGGTGTAA
- a CDS encoding BMC domain-containing protein — protein MNREGTALGMVETKGLIGSIEAADAMAKAANVNLIGKVHVGGGIVTVLVRGDVGAVKAATDSGAAAAQRVGELLSVHVIPRPHNELEMILPKGQS, from the coding sequence ATGAATCGAGAAGGTACAGCATTAGGAATGGTCGAAACTAAAGGTCTCATTGGCTCAATTGAGGCAGCGGATGCAATGGCTAAAGCGGCAAACGTTAACCTGATTGGGAAAGTACATGTAGGTGGCGGGATTGTAACGGTTCTTGTCCGAGGTGATGTCGGCGCTGTGAAAGCAGCAACGGACTCAGGAGCCGCAGCAGCCCAACGTGTAGGAGAACTGCTTTCTGTGCACGTCATTCCAAGACCGCATAATGAACTGGAAATGATTTTGCCAAAAGGACAAAGCTAA
- the ahpC gene encoding alkyl hydroperoxide reductase subunit C, producing the protein MSLIGKEILPFKASAYNAGTGEFIDVTDDNMKGQWSVVCFYPADFTFVCPTELGDLQDQYATLKELGVEVYSVSTDTHFTHKAWHDHSDTISKLEYIMIGDPSQTITRNFDVLDEEAGLADRGTFIIDPDGVVQALEINAGGIGRDASILVDKIKAAQYVRNNPGEVCPAKWKEGEETLKPSLDLVGKI; encoded by the coding sequence ATGTCTTTAATCGGAAAAGAAATCCTACCATTCAAAGCGTCAGCTTACAACGCTGGTACAGGTGAGTTCATCGATGTAACTGACGACAACATGAAAGGTCAATGGAGTGTTGTTTGCTTCTACCCAGCAGACTTTACATTCGTTTGCCCAACTGAACTTGGCGATCTTCAAGACCAATACGCGACACTAAAAGAGCTTGGCGTTGAAGTTTATTCCGTTTCTACGGACACACACTTTACACATAAAGCGTGGCACGATCACTCTGATACAATCAGCAAGCTTGAATACATTATGATCGGTGACCCTTCCCAAACAATTACACGCAACTTCGATGTACTTGACGAAGAGGCTGGTCTTGCAGATCGCGGTACATTCATCATCGATCCGGACGGCGTTGTACAAGCACTTGAAATCAATGCGGGTGGAATCGGACGTGATGCAAGCATCCTAGTCGACAAAATCAAAGCAGCACAATATGTACGTAACAACCCAGGTGAAGTTTGCCCGGCGAAATGGAAAGAGGGCGAAGAAACCCTTAAACCGAGCCTTGACCTAGTAGGTAAAATTTAA
- a CDS encoding SRPBCC family protein, which produces MKAWTRNIEIHAPIEQVWSFFDGSLDKMQQIMPQVVEHKLVHLTENKVGSIYRQKYKEGKRIEEYDVETLEYVDEPAHKKLKVGFTLAHLFEITAQYELVKIQDHQTSLTYTVTNRPLKWFVKLFLWFATDKVVNEFLERVKKQAEKQ; this is translated from the coding sequence ATGAAAGCATGGACCAGGAATATTGAAATACATGCACCGATCGAACAAGTGTGGAGTTTTTTTGACGGCTCGTTAGATAAAATGCAACAAATCATGCCTCAAGTCGTGGAACACAAGCTAGTTCACCTAACGGAAAATAAGGTAGGAAGCATCTATCGCCAGAAATATAAGGAAGGGAAACGCATAGAAGAGTATGACGTGGAAACATTGGAATATGTGGATGAGCCTGCTCATAAAAAGCTGAAAGTCGGCTTTACCCTTGCACACCTATTTGAAATTACGGCTCAATATGAATTAGTGAAAATACAGGACCATCAAACTTCGTTGACCTACACCGTAACCAATCGCCCGTTAAAGTGGTTTGTCAAATTATTTTTATGGTTTGCAACGGATAAGGTGGTCAACGAATTTTTAGAACGTGTGAAAAAGCAAGCCGAAAAACAGTAA
- a CDS encoding OsmC family protein: MSIIRRINGEYGIHNDNGMQVKGMEAANGNGLSPIELLESSLGLCIAITMQRMFERDGVAVAEHEFSVAVSATKAVEGPSRIEQCVVKVRLPDHFTPEYKKKLMVSAERACTIGNTLKQGITIRTEESI, translated from the coding sequence TTGTCTATTATCAGAAGAATAAATGGGGAATACGGAATTCATAACGACAACGGCATGCAGGTGAAAGGGATGGAAGCAGCGAATGGCAACGGCCTTTCGCCAATTGAATTGCTGGAGTCGTCTTTAGGATTATGTATTGCTATCACGATGCAAAGAATGTTCGAAAGGGATGGAGTGGCAGTGGCCGAACATGAATTTTCGGTTGCCGTCTCGGCGACGAAAGCTGTCGAAGGTCCTTCCCGCATCGAGCAATGTGTCGTGAAGGTTCGATTGCCGGATCATTTTACACCGGAGTACAAAAAGAAGTTGATGGTTTCGGCGGAGAGAGCATGCACGATAGGGAATACATTGAAACAAGGCATTACGATTCGCACTGAGGAGTCAATTTGA
- the pduL gene encoding phosphate propanoyltransferase, whose translation MDRQLIEQIVADVTAQLRKTAVSVSPDSTIPVVVSARHVHLSPEHIEALFGKGYELTKRRDLSQPGQFASNDTVVIAGPNGSLERVRVLGPARKLTQAEISWTDAMKIGLRPPIRESGNIKGSASCTLIGPAGSVSLPEGLIIAQAHIHMSPRDAKNFGVINGEFVTVEVSGERPLTIDKVLIRVSDRYRLEMHIDTDEANAGFIRSGAPGRIVTERTSI comes from the coding sequence ATGGACAGGCAATTGATTGAACAAATCGTCGCTGACGTGACGGCCCAACTTCGAAAGACTGCTGTCTCTGTGTCGCCAGATAGCACGATCCCGGTTGTGGTTTCAGCTCGACACGTTCACCTGTCCCCTGAGCATATTGAAGCCCTATTCGGCAAGGGATATGAGCTGACGAAACGAAGGGATTTATCCCAACCGGGTCAGTTTGCTTCAAATGATACCGTTGTAATTGCGGGGCCGAATGGGAGTCTGGAACGTGTACGTGTTCTAGGTCCTGCCCGCAAGCTGACGCAAGCTGAAATTAGCTGGACCGATGCCATGAAAATTGGCCTTCGCCCGCCAATACGTGAATCTGGCAATATAAAAGGATCAGCGTCATGTACCCTTATTGGTCCCGCTGGAAGCGTATCTCTCCCAGAAGGGCTGATTATTGCCCAAGCCCATATTCATATGTCTCCTAGAGATGCGAAAAACTTTGGAGTGATCAATGGAGAATTTGTGACAGTTGAAGTTAGCGGTGAACGGCCGTTGACAATCGATAAAGTATTGATTCGTGTGTCCGATCGTTATCGCCTAGAAATGCACATTGATACTGACGAAGCAAATGCGGGTTTTATCAGGTCTGGTGCCCCGGGACGAATTGTAACCGAACGTACAAGTATTTAA
- the ahpF gene encoding alkyl hydroperoxide reductase subunit F gives MILDADIKAQLAQYLKMMEGDVLLKVSAGDDKVSREMLELVNELATMSSRIKVEHAELERTPSFSVNRIGEDTGVVFAGIPLGHEFTSLVLALLQVSGRAPKVDKKVIEQVKKIEDVLHFESYISLSCQNCPEVVQALNLMSVLNPNVTHTMIDGAAYKEEVESKNILAVPTVYLNGEPFTNGRKTIEEILAELGSGPDASEFADKDPFDVLVVGGGPAGASAAIYAARKGIRTGIVAERFGGQILDTAAIENFISVNRTEGPKLAASLEEHVKDYNIDVMNLVRAKRLEKKDLIEIELENGAVLKSKSVILSTGARWRNVGVPGEAEFRNKGVAYCPHCDGPLFEGKDVAVIGGGNSGIEAAIDLAGITNHVTVLEFAPELKADSVLQDRLYSLPNVTVVKNAQTKEITGTDSVNGITYIDRDSGDEHHVELAGVFVQIGLVPNTDWLGDAVERNKFGEIVVDKRGATNVPGVFAAGDCSDSAYKQIIISMGSGATASLSAFDYLVRN, from the coding sequence ATGATACTAGATGCAGATATAAAAGCACAATTAGCCCAATACCTTAAAATGATGGAGGGCGATGTGCTGCTTAAAGTTAGCGCGGGAGATGATAAGGTTTCGCGTGAAATGCTGGAACTTGTGAATGAACTAGCCACCATGTCATCACGCATTAAAGTGGAGCATGCAGAGTTGGAAAGAACTCCTAGCTTTAGTGTCAATCGCATCGGCGAGGATACTGGAGTTGTTTTCGCCGGTATTCCGCTTGGACACGAATTCACTTCACTTGTCCTGGCTCTATTGCAAGTGAGCGGCAGAGCGCCAAAAGTGGATAAGAAAGTCATTGAGCAAGTGAAGAAAATCGAGGATGTACTTCACTTTGAATCATATATTAGTTTGAGCTGTCAAAATTGCCCGGAAGTGGTACAGGCACTTAACCTCATGAGCGTATTGAACCCGAACGTTACGCACACGATGATTGACGGGGCGGCGTATAAAGAAGAAGTGGAGAGCAAAAATATTCTTGCTGTCCCAACGGTATACTTGAATGGTGAACCGTTCACAAACGGCCGTAAGACGATTGAAGAAATCTTGGCTGAACTCGGAAGCGGCCCGGACGCATCAGAGTTTGCCGATAAAGATCCATTTGACGTACTCGTTGTTGGCGGAGGCCCAGCTGGTGCGAGTGCTGCGATCTACGCGGCTCGTAAAGGGATTCGCACTGGAATTGTCGCTGAGCGTTTCGGCGGTCAGATTTTGGATACGGCTGCGATTGAGAACTTCATTAGTGTAAATCGCACGGAAGGTCCTAAACTAGCGGCTAGTCTTGAGGAACACGTGAAAGACTATAATATCGATGTGATGAATTTGGTACGTGCGAAACGTTTGGAGAAGAAAGACCTCATTGAAATCGAATTGGAAAACGGTGCTGTTCTGAAGAGTAAATCCGTCATCCTTTCAACAGGAGCGCGCTGGCGCAATGTCGGCGTACCGGGCGAGGCGGAATTCAGAAACAAAGGGGTCGCCTACTGTCCGCATTGTGATGGTCCATTGTTTGAAGGCAAAGATGTTGCGGTAATCGGTGGCGGAAACTCCGGTATCGAGGCGGCAATCGACCTTGCGGGAATCACCAACCATGTAACCGTCCTTGAATTCGCACCTGAACTAAAAGCCGATTCTGTTTTGCAAGATCGTCTGTACAGCTTGCCGAATGTCACTGTCGTGAAAAACGCTCAAACAAAGGAAATCACCGGTACGGATAGCGTAAACGGGATTACGTATATTGATCGTGATTCAGGTGACGAACACCATGTCGAGTTAGCTGGTGTATTCGTTCAGATCGGTTTAGTCCCGAACACGGATTGGCTAGGCGACGCAGTGGAACGCAATAAATTCGGTGAAATTGTTGTCGATAAGCGTGGCGCCACGAACGTCCCAGGCGTATTTGCAGCGGGAGACTGTTCAGATAGCGCGTATAAACAAATCATTATTTCAATGGGATCCGGAGCGACTGCATCACTAAGCGCATTCGATTATCTCGTTCGAAACTAA